The following are encoded in a window of Mycobacteroides chelonae CCUG 47445 genomic DNA:
- a CDS encoding TetR/AcrR family transcriptional regulator C-terminal domain-containing protein yields MILNRETIARAGLALLDEKGSDGLTMRALAASLGVQAPALYWHVKNRRELIDLMGEAIMRDAHDAFDDTSAPWDIFLANGARALRQAMLRYHQGARILAGTFVTNAADMLEPMLDAMTSAGFTVREAARLSPVIHHYTIGFTIEQQARDGSEYPGPNPYTEENLIAKLDLQKYPAILEVFSELYEPDFDADFEDGLAIVIDGLRARLRGKRKSAAPRVSDRR; encoded by the coding sequence GTGATTTTGAATCGGGAGACGATCGCGCGAGCCGGGCTGGCCCTGCTCGACGAAAAGGGCAGCGACGGCCTCACCATGCGGGCATTGGCGGCATCCCTCGGCGTGCAGGCACCGGCGCTGTACTGGCATGTGAAGAACCGGCGCGAACTCATCGACCTCATGGGTGAGGCGATCATGCGCGATGCCCATGATGCCTTCGACGACACTTCGGCGCCATGGGATATCTTCCTGGCCAACGGCGCTCGTGCACTACGGCAGGCGATGCTGCGCTACCACCAGGGCGCCCGGATCCTGGCAGGCACCTTTGTGACCAACGCCGCCGACATGCTTGAGCCGATGCTCGATGCCATGACGTCGGCCGGATTCACTGTTCGCGAAGCGGCCCGGCTATCTCCCGTGATCCACCACTACACAATCGGTTTCACCATCGAACAACAGGCTCGCGATGGCTCGGAGTATCCGGGTCCCAATCCGTACACCGAAGAGAATCTAATCGCCAAGCTCGATCTCCAGAAGTATCCGGCGATCTTGGAGGTCTTCTCGGAGCTTTATGAACCCGACTTCGATGCCGACTTCGAGGACGGACTCGCGATCGTCATCGACGGCCTGCGAGCTCGGCTTCGCGGGAAACGGAAATCAGCGGCTCCTCGAGTATCGGATCGCCGCTAG
- a CDS encoding FAD-dependent monooxygenase, producing the protein MTGHAVVIAGGGPTGLMLAGELALAGIDVAVLERRGSHEEVGSRAAGVHSRTIEVFDQRGIAERFLSQGMTGQVTHFSGIFMSIEDFPTRHPYALGLLQHYTEKTLAAWITELGVPIYYNAEVVGFTQDDSGVDVELADGRALRGLYLIGCDGGRSTIRKAAGIGFPGHDPSCSAMLVDAEITEQPLEFGLLRKPGQSFLGILPFEEGWCRLVFSTDLDRLGVEPTLEEAKEALIAIAGTDFGLHSPRWMSRFSDMTRQADRYRDRRLFLAGDSAHIHFPFGGQGLNTGVQDAVNLGWKLAAVIKGEAPDSLLDTYHCERHPVAERVLHNTMAQTPLSDAGPRMDALRDIVADLLAMDEPRKRIAGMMSGLDIHYELGEGHPLLGRRMPDLDVVTPDGLTRVYPYLHTARSVVFNFGAPQSLNVDGWADRVQLVDAKYSGAWDLPVLGEVSAPDAVLVRPDGYVAWVGEGSDVGLGEALTRWLGSPAPA; encoded by the coding sequence ATGACCGGGCATGCAGTGGTCATCGCAGGTGGAGGTCCAACCGGGCTGATGCTGGCCGGTGAGCTGGCTCTCGCCGGTATTGACGTTGCGGTGTTGGAACGCCGGGGCAGCCACGAAGAGGTGGGATCGCGTGCGGCGGGCGTGCATTCGCGCACCATTGAGGTGTTCGATCAGCGTGGGATCGCCGAGAGATTCCTCTCTCAGGGGATGACCGGCCAGGTCACCCATTTCTCGGGGATCTTCATGAGCATCGAGGATTTCCCCACCCGTCACCCCTACGCACTGGGCTTGCTTCAGCACTACACCGAGAAGACCTTGGCGGCGTGGATCACCGAACTCGGCGTGCCGATCTACTACAACGCCGAGGTCGTCGGGTTTACCCAGGACGACTCCGGTGTCGATGTGGAGCTCGCCGATGGGCGCGCGCTGCGTGGGCTGTATCTCATCGGATGCGACGGCGGACGCAGCACCATCCGGAAGGCGGCAGGGATCGGATTTCCCGGCCATGATCCGTCGTGTTCGGCGATGCTGGTGGACGCCGAGATCACCGAGCAGCCGCTTGAGTTCGGTCTGCTGCGCAAGCCGGGACAGTCGTTCCTCGGCATCCTGCCCTTCGAAGAGGGGTGGTGCCGGTTGGTGTTCAGCACCGATCTTGACCGACTGGGCGTCGAGCCGACATTGGAAGAAGCGAAGGAAGCACTGATCGCCATCGCCGGAACGGATTTCGGGCTGCACAGTCCACGCTGGATGTCGCGATTCTCCGATATGACTCGTCAGGCCGACCGGTACCGCGACCGCCGCCTGTTCCTTGCCGGGGATTCCGCGCATATTCATTTTCCGTTCGGCGGACAGGGGCTGAACACCGGGGTTCAAGACGCGGTGAACCTGGGATGGAAGCTGGCGGCGGTGATCAAGGGGGAAGCCCCCGACTCGCTGTTGGACACCTACCACTGCGAGCGCCATCCGGTGGCCGAAAGGGTGCTGCACAACACCATGGCCCAAACACCGTTGTCCGACGCCGGGCCGCGGATGGATGCACTGCGCGACATCGTGGCCGACCTGCTGGCGATGGACGAGCCACGCAAGCGCATCGCCGGCATGATGAGCGGCCTGGACATTCACTACGAGCTGGGCGAGGGGCATCCGCTGCTGGGGCGCCGCATGCCGGACCTGGACGTGGTCACCCCGGATGGGCTCACCCGTGTCTACCCCTACCTGCACACCGCCCGTTCTGTGGTGTTCAACTTTGGCGCGCCGCAGAGTCTGAACGTCGACGGATGGGCCGACCGGGTTCAGCTGGTTGACGCGAAATACTCAGGTGCATGGGATCTTCCGGTGCTGGGTGAGGTTTCGGCGCCGGACGCGGTGCTGGTGCGACCTGACGGGTACGTCGCCTGGGTGGGGGAGGGGTCCGATGTCGGCCTCGGCGAAGCGCTCACCCGCTGGTTGGGATCTCCCGCCCCGGCGTAG
- a CDS encoding LLM class F420-dependent oxidoreductase: MARVAETLEFGVFIPQGWRLDLVGIAPERQWDVMRDVVRYAEDGPWDSVWVYDHFHTVPVPTDEATHEAWTLMSAFAAVTSRIKLGQMCTAMGYRNPVYLAKIAATVDIISGGRTQMGIGGGWYEHEWRAYGYGFPDAAERLGRLREGVRIMRDAWQDGRVTLDGTYYQVDDAIVAPKPLQPNGIPLWIAGGGEKVTLRIAARYAQYTNFGQTPEEFEHKSKILAAHCKDIGTDFDAIVRSANMNIVIGADDAEVADRLAAIKARLVPVVGEDMADVTVGNLAATAGTPEQIAERLAQFRRLGLGYAICNFPEAAYDRSGIDLFVREIVADVRH; this comes from the coding sequence GTGGCGCGGGTGGCCGAGACACTGGAGTTCGGAGTCTTCATCCCGCAGGGCTGGCGCCTGGATCTGGTAGGCATCGCGCCCGAACGTCAATGGGACGTCATGCGCGATGTGGTCCGCTATGCGGAGGACGGTCCGTGGGACTCGGTGTGGGTCTACGACCACTTCCATACCGTGCCGGTGCCCACCGACGAGGCGACTCATGAGGCGTGGACGCTGATGTCCGCCTTCGCAGCGGTGACCTCGCGAATCAAGCTCGGGCAGATGTGTACGGCGATGGGATACCGAAACCCGGTCTACCTGGCGAAGATCGCCGCGACAGTGGACATCATCTCGGGCGGACGCACCCAGATGGGCATCGGCGGCGGCTGGTACGAGCACGAGTGGCGTGCCTACGGCTACGGCTTTCCGGACGCCGCCGAGCGCCTCGGCCGATTGCGCGAAGGGGTGCGCATCATGCGTGACGCCTGGCAGGACGGGCGTGTCACCCTGGACGGCACCTATTACCAGGTCGACGATGCCATCGTGGCGCCCAAGCCACTGCAGCCCAACGGCATTCCGCTATGGATCGCCGGTGGCGGCGAGAAGGTGACATTGCGGATCGCGGCACGTTATGCCCAGTACACCAACTTCGGGCAGACTCCCGAGGAATTCGAACACAAATCGAAAATTCTTGCGGCGCACTGTAAGGACATTGGCACTGACTTCGATGCGATTGTTCGAAGCGCCAACATGAACATCGTCATCGGTGCCGACGACGCCGAGGTAGCTGACCGGCTGGCGGCCATCAAGGCGCGGCTTGTGCCGGTTGTCGGCGAGGACATGGCCGATGTCACGGTCGGCAATCTGGCTGCGACCGCCGGAACTCCCGAGCAGATCGCAGAGCGTCTGGCCCAGTTCCGCAGGCTAGGTCTGGGCTATGCGATATGCAATTTCCCGGAAGCGGCGTATGACCGTTCTGGGATAGACCTGTTCGTGCGCGAAATAGTTGCCGACGTGCGTCATTGA
- a CDS encoding PA14 domain-containing protein: protein MSYTGGGGGAWADGSASGGTLLGLYGQNAIATNTVWLQTSSRIVIRARGQQCLGAPVMRISVDNVEVGNFTVSANGLTDYTVDLSIAEGAHSITITNSAAYSTFFCGRMLVLDKVTVVWTAPTTTPTTTTATPSDCAVNEYQASYYNNTALSGDPVVRQCETSVGGYFRSAAPVSGVNTSNWGAQYVGTIHFPVSGNYVFSADTGNMAVRAWLDGQLMIDKGAVSWGRNLAAKNVTAGDHAVQVAFWKSSGDSFEFFSVSQMGPGPASTNGNYFSADSFWNTPIPADAQIDSRSDGWVAMLGNQNGISLNSSMWTQPIYVAPPGTPTRAIRITNSNKNLTVPYLPSYRASPDGDSALIIVDQARGCAYELEMFNNSSSAVASASYHAYTGTGGHTSGPAHAGGELSWLAGLIRSSEVNAGGINHALRYALPIGSPRFAYPGTRSDGTTPGGIPQGTRMRLDPSLNLDQFALTPFQRMVAVALQNYGGYNADTAGVLAVATENTMASAPFNLPLSGLPQALVQHLQFLKPTVASTDIRLDEQADQTCAQQQ, encoded by the coding sequence ATGTCCTATACCGGCGGCGGCGGAGGGGCCTGGGCGGACGGTAGTGCGTCCGGTGGCACCCTCCTGGGCCTATACGGTCAGAATGCTATTGCCACAAACACGGTGTGGCTCCAAACTTCGTCGAGAATAGTTATTCGGGCGCGTGGGCAGCAATGTCTGGGCGCGCCGGTTATGCGCATCAGTGTCGACAATGTCGAGGTGGGCAATTTCACCGTATCGGCAAATGGCCTGACAGATTACACGGTGGATTTGTCCATCGCCGAAGGGGCGCATTCCATCACCATTACGAACAGCGCGGCGTACAGCACGTTCTTCTGCGGGCGAATGTTGGTGCTGGACAAGGTGACGGTGGTGTGGACCGCGCCCACCACCACGCCGACAACCACCACGGCGACGCCCTCGGACTGCGCCGTGAATGAGTACCAGGCCAGCTACTACAACAACACCGCGTTGAGCGGTGACCCGGTGGTGCGACAGTGCGAGACATCGGTAGGTGGCTACTTCCGAAGTGCCGCACCGGTATCCGGTGTCAACACGTCGAACTGGGGTGCCCAATATGTCGGAACGATCCACTTTCCGGTCAGTGGCAACTATGTGTTCAGTGCCGACACCGGGAACATGGCGGTGCGGGCGTGGCTTGACGGACAACTGATGATCGACAAGGGGGCAGTGAGCTGGGGCCGAAATCTAGCCGCCAAGAACGTCACTGCGGGTGATCATGCGGTTCAGGTTGCCTTCTGGAAGTCGTCCGGCGATTCCTTCGAGTTCTTCTCGGTCTCGCAAATGGGGCCGGGACCGGCCAGCACCAACGGCAACTACTTCTCGGCAGACTCCTTCTGGAACACACCGATCCCCGCCGACGCCCAGATCGACTCTCGGTCCGACGGTTGGGTGGCGATGCTGGGAAACCAGAATGGCATCTCGCTGAACAGCAGCATGTGGACGCAACCCATCTACGTCGCGCCACCGGGCACCCCTACCCGCGCCATCCGGATCACGAACTCGAACAAGAACCTGACGGTTCCGTACCTGCCGTCCTATAGGGCGAGTCCCGACGGTGACAGCGCGCTGATCATTGTGGATCAGGCGAGGGGGTGTGCCTACGAGCTGGAGATGTTCAACAATTCCTCCTCGGCGGTGGCCTCCGCCTCCTATCACGCGTACACGGGCACCGGCGGACACACGTCGGGGCCGGCGCATGCGGGCGGCGAGCTGTCCTGGCTGGCCGGGCTCATCAGATCGTCCGAGGTGAACGCGGGCGGCATCAACCACGCGCTGCGCTATGCGCTGCCCATCGGTTCACCCCGATTCGCCTATCCGGGCACCCGTTCCGACGGCACCACACCCGGCGGCATTCCGCAGGGGACCAGGATGCGGCTCGACCCGTCTCTGAATCTGGACCAGTTCGCCCTGACTCCGTTTCAGCGGATGGTGGCCGTGGCCTTGCAGAACTACGGGGGCTACAACGCCGATACCGCAGGGGTGCTCGCCGTCGCCACCGAGAACACCATGGCCTCGGCGCCTTTCAACCTGCCGCTTTCGGGGCTGCCGCAGGCCCTCGTCCAGCATCTGCAGTTCCTCAAACCCACTGTGGCGTCTACTGACATCCGGTTGGACGAGCAGGCCGACCAGACCTGTGCGCAACAGCAGTAG
- a CDS encoding SRPBCC family protein, translated as MPSLDAVDEAFLSSAPVRASHTISVPVSADTVWRELTNDTTLRWLAPGIRVVWGSPRTGVGAVRKIGPAVGPKVNEHYFLWEEGRRKAFYVTSLPVPAPGLCAFAEDYVVTPTDRGADFTWAWAIDGTGPIRNATPAVNAIVGFSMKRTQRYFEKIAAAGR; from the coding sequence ATGCCTTCGCTTGATGCAGTCGATGAAGCCTTCCTGTCCAGCGCTCCTGTGCGAGCCAGTCACACCATCTCGGTACCGGTGTCCGCCGACACCGTGTGGCGTGAGCTGACCAACGACACCACATTGCGGTGGTTGGCGCCGGGTATCAGGGTCGTGTGGGGTAGCCCCCGAACCGGGGTCGGAGCGGTCCGCAAGATCGGGCCCGCCGTGGGACCCAAGGTGAACGAGCACTACTTCCTCTGGGAGGAAGGACGGCGGAAGGCTTTCTACGTGACGAGCTTGCCGGTGCCTGCGCCCGGCTTGTGTGCCTTCGCTGAGGACTACGTGGTGACGCCGACGGATCGCGGTGCCGACTTCACCTGGGCATGGGCCATCGACGGCACGGGACCGATTCGTAATGCCACTCCCGCGGTGAACGCCATCGTCGGATTCTCGATGAAGCGCACTCAGCGGTACTTCGAGAAGATTGCCGCCGCCGGAAGGTAA
- a CDS encoding PA14 domain-containing protein, which translates to MRAFVLLAVFLVVAACAPARNETDAAAQNPCDVGQYWTRYYNNTDHSGSAVLARCEYSVGGNFTGSPALGVQADGFSADATGSLRFPVTGQYQIASMSGGVVARVWLDGELIFDHADTRDWGTDLATRIVEAGVHAVRVSYAGASGPAVQEFSVSQVALGPASVNGNYFAANSFLNQPLPPNPAVDPRSPNWVAALMHHPDVKAIDVNEDIWTTAVYHAPAGTPTRTVAVRNSGKSIDVPYLPHYLPTQDADAHIAIIDDTTGCEYEFQSFKPDAMSAIAQATYRVNTGSGGHVSGPAHSGGELSYLAGLITPEDVQAGVIDHALRFAIPINAPTYVYPGTRSDGTVLDGVPEGIRIQLDPTLDLRTLNLSPFQQMVATALQKYGAFDADVAKTFSLTARSVTDGTRYPTRVDDLPRELIGHLRFLTPSTSSTDIQLDTAADQGCRQQH; encoded by the coding sequence GTGCGTGCGTTCGTTCTGCTTGCGGTGTTCCTGGTGGTGGCGGCGTGTGCGCCTGCCCGGAATGAGACGGACGCGGCGGCCCAGAACCCTTGCGATGTAGGCCAATACTGGACGCGGTACTACAACAACACCGATCATTCGGGCAGCGCGGTGCTCGCTCGATGCGAGTACTCGGTCGGCGGGAACTTCACGGGATCTCCAGCACTGGGCGTACAGGCCGACGGATTCTCGGCCGATGCCACCGGCTCGCTGCGATTCCCGGTGACGGGCCAGTATCAGATCGCCTCGATGAGCGGTGGTGTCGTCGCGCGTGTATGGCTGGACGGCGAGCTGATCTTCGATCATGCCGATACCCGTGACTGGGGGACCGATCTCGCCACACGCATCGTAGAGGCCGGTGTGCATGCGGTCCGCGTCAGCTATGCCGGTGCCAGCGGGCCCGCGGTGCAAGAGTTCTCGGTGTCTCAAGTCGCGCTTGGTCCGGCTTCGGTCAACGGCAACTACTTCGCGGCGAATTCATTCCTGAATCAGCCCCTCCCGCCCAATCCCGCGGTCGACCCGCGCTCGCCGAATTGGGTTGCCGCGCTGATGCATCACCCGGATGTCAAGGCAATCGACGTCAACGAGGACATCTGGACCACCGCCGTGTACCACGCGCCCGCGGGCACCCCGACCCGGACCGTCGCCGTCCGTAACAGCGGGAAGTCGATCGATGTCCCCTACCTGCCGCATTATCTGCCCACCCAGGACGCCGACGCCCATATCGCGATCATCGACGACACCACCGGGTGTGAATACGAATTCCAGTCCTTCAAGCCGGATGCGATGTCGGCCATCGCCCAGGCCACCTACCGGGTGAACACCGGATCGGGCGGACACGTCAGTGGGCCCGCGCATTCGGGCGGCGAGCTGTCCTACCTGGCCGGGCTGATCACGCCGGAGGATGTGCAAGCCGGAGTGATTGATCACGCGCTGCGATTCGCCATCCCGATCAACGCGCCCACCTACGTGTACCCGGGTACCCGGTCGGACGGCACGGTCCTCGATGGGGTGCCGGAGGGGATCAGAATTCAGCTCGATCCGACCCTGGATTTGCGAACACTGAACCTGAGCCCCTTCCAGCAGATGGTGGCGACCGCGCTGCAGAAGTATGGCGCGTTCGACGCCGATGTCGCCAAGACCTTCTCGCTGACGGCGCGCAGCGTGACCGACGGCACCCGGTACCCGACCCGGGTCGACGATCTGCCGCGCGAGTTGATCGGGCATCTTCGTTTCCTCACGCCGTCGACCAGCTCCACGGATATCCAGCTGGACACCGCTGCGGACCAGGGCTGCCGACAGCAGCACTAG
- a CDS encoding acyltransferase family protein, with the protein MSRRSVAAYGSFLATRKFGALDGLRALSVLAVIWHHTSGTPGPRISHSGFMGVDLFFAISGFLITTLLMRERGRTADISLRNFYARRALRIFPLYYAVLALYVLLVFATERGTPKGEQFFRNLPAFLTYTVNWFVDLSAGTSVPFYFSWSLSTEEQFYLLWPPLLVGALLLGKGRIGPSLAVLFVLVVVSVGAGVFLDTRVLPWRILASLSLPILLGAASAIVVNTRRGYAGVSAVLGWWWSAPAVFAVMIGALWFGAPPWSIQVIMVTAVTAVTIREDTLMHPVLTWRPLAFIGVISYGIYLMHMLCANVVRRVVHEEQGLTLCAGTTILVIAVAYVSFRYFETPLLRIKRRFESPAERSGDELSRTANQSPVRAGRRHR; encoded by the coding sequence GTGTCGCGACGCTCTGTGGCTGCTTATGGCTCTTTTCTGGCCACGAGAAAATTCGGGGCGCTGGATGGCCTGCGGGCGCTGAGCGTCCTGGCGGTGATCTGGCACCACACATCAGGGACGCCCGGTCCGAGGATCTCGCACAGCGGATTCATGGGCGTGGACCTCTTCTTCGCGATCAGTGGCTTTCTCATCACCACACTGCTGATGCGTGAACGTGGTCGCACAGCGGACATCTCGCTGCGAAACTTCTATGCGCGCAGGGCGTTGCGAATCTTCCCGCTGTACTACGCGGTGCTGGCCCTGTATGTCCTGCTGGTGTTCGCCACCGAACGCGGTACGCCGAAGGGCGAGCAATTCTTCCGGAACCTGCCCGCATTCCTGACCTACACCGTCAACTGGTTCGTCGACCTATCCGCCGGTACCTCGGTGCCGTTCTACTTTTCGTGGTCGCTGTCCACCGAGGAACAGTTCTATCTGTTGTGGCCGCCCCTATTGGTCGGCGCGCTGCTCTTGGGCAAGGGAAGAATCGGGCCCTCGCTCGCAGTGCTGTTCGTCCTGGTCGTGGTATCGGTCGGTGCGGGCGTGTTCCTGGATACCCGGGTGCTGCCCTGGCGCATTCTCGCGAGCCTGTCCTTGCCCATCCTGCTCGGCGCCGCCTCCGCGATCGTAGTGAACACGCGTCGCGGCTACGCAGGAGTCTCCGCGGTGCTGGGGTGGTGGTGGTCCGCCCCGGCCGTGTTCGCGGTGATGATCGGCGCGCTGTGGTTCGGTGCGCCGCCTTGGTCGATACAGGTCATCATGGTAACCGCGGTCACCGCCGTGACCATCCGCGAGGACACCCTGATGCACCCTGTGCTGACCTGGCGGCCGCTGGCATTCATCGGCGTCATCAGTTACGGGATCTACCTGATGCACATGTTGTGCGCCAACGTCGTTCGCCGCGTGGTACACGAGGAGCAGGGGTTGACGCTGTGCGCCGGGACAACGATTCTCGTCATCGCAGTTGCCTATGTGAGCTTCCGGTACTTCGAGACACCCCTGCTACGTATCAAGCGCCGCTTCGAATCACCTGCGGAGCGTTCCGGTGACGAACTGTCCCGGACCGCTAACCAATCGCCGGTCCGAGCAGGTCGTCGGCATCGGTGA
- a CDS encoding DNA repair helicase XPB: MTDGPLIVQSDKTVLLEVDHDQADAARQAIAPFAELERAPEHVHTYRITPLALWNARAAGHDAEQVVDALVTFSRYAVPQPLLVDIVDTMARYGRLQLVKHPAHGLTLLSLDRAVLEEVLRHKKLAPMFGTRIDDDTVQVHPSERGRVKQLLLKIGWPAEDLAGYVDGEAHPISLAQDGWELRDYQQMAADSFWAGGSGVVVLPCGAGKTLVGAAAMAKAQATTLILVTNTVAGRQWKRELIARTSLTEEEIGEYSGERKEIRPVTIATYQVITRRTKGEYRHLELFDSRDWGLIVYDEVHLLPAPVFRMTADLQSRRRLGLTATLIREDGREGDVFSLIGPKRYDAPWKDIEAQGWIAPAECIEVRVTLTENERMIYATAEADERYKLCSTAHTKINVVKSILARHPGVPSLVIGAYLDQLDELGAELGAPVIQGSTKNAEREALFDAFRRGEIATLVVSKVANFSIDLPEAAVAVQVSGTFGSRQEEAQRLGRLLRPKADGGQAYFYSVVSRDTLDAEYAAHRQRFLAEQGYGYRITDADDLLGPAIG, encoded by the coding sequence ATGACCGATGGACCGCTGATCGTCCAATCCGATAAGACCGTGCTGCTGGAGGTCGACCACGACCAGGCAGATGCGGCACGCCAGGCGATCGCCCCCTTCGCCGAGCTCGAACGCGCCCCCGAGCACGTGCACACCTACCGCATCACGCCACTGGCGCTGTGGAACGCCCGCGCCGCCGGGCATGACGCCGAGCAGGTTGTCGACGCCCTGGTCACCTTCTCCCGGTACGCGGTACCGCAACCGCTGTTGGTGGACATCGTCGACACCATGGCCCGCTACGGACGTCTGCAGCTCGTCAAACATCCGGCGCATGGTCTGACGTTGCTGAGCCTGGATCGCGCCGTCCTCGAAGAGGTACTGCGGCATAAGAAGCTCGCCCCCATGTTCGGCACCCGCATCGATGACGACACCGTGCAGGTGCACCCCAGCGAGCGTGGCCGCGTCAAGCAGTTGCTGCTTAAAATCGGCTGGCCGGCAGAGGATCTCGCCGGTTACGTCGACGGTGAAGCTCACCCGATCAGCCTGGCTCAGGATGGTTGGGAGCTTCGGGACTATCAGCAGATGGCAGCCGACTCGTTCTGGGCGGGCGGTTCCGGCGTGGTGGTCCTGCCCTGTGGTGCCGGTAAGACGCTGGTGGGTGCCGCGGCGATGGCCAAGGCCCAGGCGACCACCCTGATCCTGGTGACCAACACCGTCGCCGGTCGGCAGTGGAAACGGGAGCTGATCGCGCGGACCTCGTTGACCGAAGAGGAGATTGGCGAATACTCCGGTGAACGCAAGGAGATTCGGCCGGTCACCATCGCGACCTATCAGGTGATCACCCGGCGCACCAAGGGCGAATACCGCCACCTGGAGCTGTTCGACAGCCGGGACTGGGGCCTGATCGTGTACGACGAGGTGCATCTGCTGCCCGCTCCGGTGTTCCGGATGACGGCGGACCTGCAGTCGCGCCGCCGCCTGGGGCTGACCGCCACCCTCATACGGGAGGACGGCCGCGAGGGCGACGTGTTCAGCCTCATCGGGCCCAAACGTTATGACGCACCGTGGAAAGACATTGAGGCACAAGGCTGGATTGCCCCCGCCGAGTGCATCGAGGTGCGGGTCACCCTTACCGAGAACGAGCGAATGATCTACGCGACGGCCGAGGCCGACGAGCGCTACAAACTGTGCTCGACAGCCCATACGAAGATCAACGTGGTGAAGTCGATCCTGGCCCGCCATCCGGGAGTTCCCTCGCTGGTGATCGGCGCCTACCTCGATCAGCTCGACGAACTGGGCGCCGAGCTCGGCGCCCCGGTGATCCAGGGCTCCACCAAGAACGCCGAACGCGAAGCGCTCTTCGACGCTTTCCGTCGCGGGGAGATCGCCACCCTGGTGGTCTCCAAGGTGGCCAACTTCTCCATCGACCTGCCGGAAGCAGCTGTAGCGGTTCAGGTTTCGGGTACGTTTGGCTCACGTCAAGAGGAAGCGCAGCGACTTGGGCGGTTGCTACGGCCGAAGGCAGACGGCGGACAGGCCTATTTCTATTCGGTGGTGTCGCGCGACACCCTCGATGCCGAATACGCCGCCCACCGGCAGCGATTCCTTGCCGAGCAGGGTTACGGCTACCGGATCACCGATGCCGACGACCTGCTCGGACCGGCGATTGGTTAG
- a CDS encoding DUF2628 domain-containing protein: protein MTTPQDRSTLAEIWQRRFAFYDQYAAAPTKEEANAIFRSGSFWTRIRLTSNFLAFFFGPIYFFVKGMWRKGLVLLGITVSVSVALGVLGASDSVTRAFSFGFAALFMGIANQAYYLHWVRKSESWNPFEGVR from the coding sequence GTGACGACACCACAAGACCGCAGCACCCTGGCCGAGATTTGGCAGCGCCGGTTCGCGTTCTACGACCAGTACGCTGCGGCGCCGACGAAAGAAGAGGCGAATGCCATCTTCCGGTCGGGATCGTTCTGGACACGTATCCGCTTGACCAGTAATTTCCTGGCCTTTTTCTTTGGCCCGATCTACTTCTTCGTCAAGGGGATGTGGCGCAAGGGCCTCGTGTTGCTGGGGATCACGGTGAGTGTCAGCGTCGCGTTGGGGGTCCTGGGGGCCTCCGACAGTGTGACGCGCGCCTTCTCCTTTGGTTTTGCTGCGCTGTTCATGGGAATCGCCAACCAGGCCTACTACCTGCACTGGGTACGCAAGAGTGAGTCCTGGAATCCTTTCGAGGGTGTCCGCTGA